A genomic stretch from Arvicanthis niloticus isolate mArvNil1 chromosome 12, mArvNil1.pat.X, whole genome shotgun sequence includes:
- the LOC117718297 gene encoding keratin-associated protein 13-1-like, whose amino-acid sequence MAYSCCSGNFSSRSLRSCLPSSGSCRGSSYPSNLVYTTTSCSPSTCQLSSSLNNGCQETCIEPISCQRSCVVSSPCQKPCYYPRSSTPYSPCQGTYAGSLGFGSSSCYSLGYGSRSCYPVGCGNNGFRSLNCGVYGFPSLSYGSRFYYPTYLASSSCQPCYRPICGSGIYGINC is encoded by the coding sequence ATGGCCTACAGCTGCTGCTCTGGAAACTTCTCCTCCCGCTCCCTTAGGAGCTGCCTGCCCTCCTCAGGATCCTGCCGTGGCTCTTCCTATCCCAGCAACCTGGTCTACACCACGACCAGCTGCTCTCCCAGCACCTGCCAGCTGAGCTCCTCTCTGAACAATGGCTGCCAGGAGACCTGCATTGAGCCCATCAGCTGCCAGAGGTCCTGCGTTGTGTCCAGCCCCTGCCAGAAGCCTTGCTACTACCCCAGAAGCTCCACACCCTACAGCCCCTGCCAGGGGACATATGCTGGCTCTCTGGGCTTTGGGTCCAGCAGCTGCTATTCCCTGGGCTATGGATCTCGAAGCTGCTACCCAGTGGGATGTGGAAACAATGGCTTCAGATCCCTGAATTGTGGAGTCTATGGCTTCCCTTCCCTGAGTTATGGGTCCAGATTCTACTACCCAACCTACTTGGCTTCTAGTTCCTGCCAACCATGTTACAGACCAATTTGTGGATCAGGCATCTATGGAATCAACTGTTAA
- the LOC117718279 gene encoding keratin-associated protein 13-1-like, which produces MAYNCCSGNFSSRSLRSCLPSSGSCRGSSYPSNLVYTTTSCSPSTCQLSSSLNNGCQETCIEPISCQRSCVVSSPCQKPCYYPRSSTPCSPCQGTYGGSLGFGSSSCYSLGYGSRSCYPVGCGNNGFRSLNCGVYGFPSLSYGSRFYYPVYVASTRFQPSCYRSICGIGF; this is translated from the coding sequence ATGGCCTACAACTGCTGCTCTGGAAACTTCTCCTCCCGCTCCCTTAGGAGCTGCCTGCCCTCCTCAGGATCCTGCCGTGGCTCTTCCTATCCCAGCAACCTGGTCTACACCACGACCAGCTGCTCTCCCAGCACCTGCCAGCTGAGCTCCTCTCTGAACAATGGCTGCCAGGAGACCTGCATTGAGCCCATCAGCTGCCAGAGGTCCTGCGTTGTGTCCAGCCCCTGCCAGAAGCCTTGCTACTACCCCAGAAGCTCCACACCCTGCAGTCCCTGCCAGGGGACATATGGTGGCTCTCTGGGCTTTGGGTCCAGCAGCTGCTATTCCCTGGGCTATGGATCTCGAAGCTGCTACCCAGTGGGATGTGGAAACAATGGCTTCAGATCCCTGAATTGTGGAGTCTATGGCTTCCCTTCCCTGAGTTATGGGTCCAGATTCTACTACCCAGTGTATGTGGCTTCCACAAGATTTCAACCTTCTTGTTATAGATCAATCTGTGGTATTGGCTTCTAG